Proteins from one Cydia fagiglandana chromosome 13, ilCydFagi1.1, whole genome shotgun sequence genomic window:
- the LOC134670138 gene encoding ras-related protein Rab-28-like, with the protein MVVIQYNYTIQNTMSDSEEDELQNRTVKISVVGEPSTGKSSLCARYLGGTAAAGGTQGAEVMAGQCLGLRPAVPLQLCDVAGNALATRMLENYLYAADVVLFVYDLTNLQSFENLNTWITTVKNIFEAEVKKPLLAVFGNKSDLEHQRAVRLSCVQKFASEHLLENYKGSARTGEMVNTAFTNLVASVIGVKVRAAPPAASNGRARPPEPPPAAAEPRHSLIMNRKALRRVQRASSSICVLQ; encoded by the exons atggttgttatacaatataattatacaatCCAAAATACAATGTCGGACAGTGAAGAAGATGAACTACAGAATAGAACAGTTAAAATTTCAGTTGTTGGTGAACCATCTACTGGCAAA AGCAGCCTATGCGCGCGTTATTTGGGCGGCACAGCGGCCGCCGGCGGCACGCAGGGCGCCGAGGTGATGGCGGGGCAGTGTCTCGGGCTGCGGCCCGCCGTGCCGCTGCAGCTCTGCGACGTGGCCGGCAACGCGCTCGCCACGCGCATGCTGGAAAACTACCTCTACGCTGCTGAT GtagtattatttgtttatgacCTAACGAATTTACAAAGTTTCGAGAATTTAAACACTTGGATTACGACTGTAAAGAACATATTCGAAGCGGAAGTGAAGAAGCCTCTACTGGCCGTGTTTGGCAACAAGTCCGACTTGGAGCACCAGAGGGCCGTGCGGCTGTCGTGCGTGCAGAAGTTTGCTTCCGAGCATTTACTAGAGAATTATAAAGGTTCAGCGAGGACAGGTGAAATG GTAAACACTGCGTTCACGAACCTAGTGGCGAGCGTGATCGGCGTGAAGGTGCGCGCGGCGCCGCCGGCGGCGAGCAACGGGCGCGCGCGGCCGCCGGAgcccccgcccgccgccgccgagccGCGCCACTCCCTCATCATGAACAGGAAGGCGCTGAGGCGCGTGCAGCGGGCTTCTAGCTCCATCTGCGTTTTACAATAA
- the LOC134670139 gene encoding cap-specific mRNA (nucleoside-2'-O-)-methyltransferase 1: protein MSLSDPSDDESSSDESSVPAKRPRADTYGASSTTSQGSILQESDDEQADEPRAAFGTTKPNSSNKSLSYIEQSPHNDIRLSRSSVSENCSSPSDHYDDYRTSFDEEPEDGSGRASFQDNDNVAKKSNSSNASHNSKGAFSDKIKHMMSNMGYKAGKGLGKFEHGRTEPVEASTQKGRRGLGLKSSTVGTVPRDFKWSPDDAKPEAKEKVLWMPPGAEPLSGDLLEEWLRKGPKKLTIEDETEFVDPQILAGVLNAKTIFDTLDDEDLRNARFRSNPYETIGSVIFLNRAAVKMANIDALFDFMFTEPKTQTGKPALEKELLYFADVCAGPGGFSEYVLYRKGWKAKGFGFTLKGGNDFKLSDFHAGTPETFNPYYGVENDGNIFNPENLTALKDYVLKQTDDKGVHFLMADGGFSVEGQENIQEILSKQLYLCQCLAALMLVRTGGHFVVKLFDVFTPFSAGLIYIMYRCFDKVCIHKPVTSRPANSERYLICLWKRLGTESAEHHLYTVNSILWDGRDRGDDVAELVPLTILQEDTGFYEYMYKSNCLIGEKQIKNLLKIAEFSKNKELKETTQAEIREDCLRLWKLPDKLRTQTERLGPEETLTSILALMKKRPKEAHSSHAFKSAVLNKPPHLLEESSDLDTFKNVYDWHFYFLSNGKNSPDLKFFIGCGGKQVHQLEGTGWKSVVDLHLTLPAKTLLYGEIVKEYRGLGNNQMFSKALHVIDALMLGGTDISHLPLSERIHQCGLFCAALDKPYDKTNALPIKCKRLFNMEDFPAVVNNLECRAMKRVRRALTMDIPDRITNMEMFHVVGSVLFLKEIREPWQAHISKKCGRKYYFGISKDKKPLSLFHIVEEAGLDLVEAYTQRVMWNWEDAACAIFEGLPHRGLTRAQLEGFIEHKTKG from the exons TTCTTCAAGAATCTGATGATGAGCAAGCTGATGAGCCACGGGCAGCCTTTGGGACAACCAAACCCAACAGTTCAAATAAGAGCCTGAGCTATATAGAACAAAGTCCTCACAATGACATTAGGCTGAGCCGCAGCAGTGTCAGTGAAAACTGTTCTTCTCCAAGTGACCATTATGATGATTACCGAACCAGTTTTGATGAGGAACCTGAGGATGGCTCCGGACGAGCCAGTTTCCAAGACAACGACAATGTTGCTAAAAAGTCAAACTCATCTAATGCGTCTCACAATTCTAAGGGAGCGTTTTCTGACAAAATCAAACACATGATGAGTAATATGGGATATAAAGCAGGCAAGGGTTTGGGTAAGTTTGAGCATGGACGCACAGAACCTGTGGAAGCATCCACTCAGAAAGGCAGGAGAGGCTTGGGTCTAAAGTCATCCACAGTGGGCACTGTTCCACGAGATTTTAAATGGTCACCAGATGATGCAAAACCTGAAGCAAAAGAAAAAGTG cTATGGATGCCTCCAGGAGCAGAACCATTATCTGGTGATTTATTGGAAGAATGGCTTCGGAAAGGTCCTAAAAAACTGACTATTGAGGATGAAACTGAATTTGTAGATCCGCAAATTCTGGCTGGTGTCCTGAATGCAAAG ACAATCTTTGATACCTTGGATGATGAAGACCTGAGAAATGCAAGGTTTCGCAGCAATCCTTATGAAACAATAGGTTCGGTTATATTTTTGAACAGAGCTGCTGTAAAAATGGCCAACATAGATGCTCTCTTTGACTTCATGTTTACTGAACCAAAGACCCAAACTGGAAAACCAGCCCTTGAAAAGGAATTGTTATATTTTGCTGATGTCTGTGCTGGCCCTGGAGGTTTCTCAGAAtatgttttgtacagaaaaggATGGAAAGCTAAAG GATTTGGTTTCACTTTAAAAGGTGGTAATGATTTCAAACTGTCAGATTTTCATGCTGGTACACCCGAGACTTTTAATCCATATTATGGTGTGGAAAATGATGGCAATATTTTCAATCCTGAAAATTTAACAGCTTTGAAAGACTATGTATTGAAGCAAACAGATGACAAAGGAGTCCACTTTCTTATGGCTGATGGT GGATTTTCAGTGGAAGGTCAAGAGAACATTCAAGAAATCTTGTCCAAGCAGCTATATTTATGTCAGTGTCTTGCAGCATTGATGCTAGTAAGAACTGGCGGCCATTTTGTTGTTAAATTATTCGATGTGTTCACACCCTTCAGTGCGGGTTTGATTTACATCATGTACAGATGTTTTGATAAAG TGTGCATCCACAAGCCTGTGACGTCCCGACCGGCGAATTCCGAAAGATACCTAATTTGTCTATGGAAGCGCCTGGGCACGGAATCGGCAGAGCATCACCTGTATACGGTCAACTCCATCTTGTGGGACGGACGAGACCGCGGCGACGACGTCGCGGAGCTCGTGCCCCTCACTATCTTGCAGGAGGACACTGGCTTCTATGAGTACATGTATAAAAGTAATTGCCT TATTGGTGAAAAGCAGATTAAAAACTTGCTAAAAATAGCAGAGTTTAGTAAGAACAAAGAACTTAAGGAAACTACGCAAGCTGAAATTAGAGAGGACTGTTTAAGATTATGGAAA TTGCCTGACAAATTGCGGACACAGACCGAGAGGCTGGGCCCCGAAGAAACTCTCACAAGTATTCTAGCCTTGATGAAAAAGCGACCAAAAGAAGCGCACAGTTCGCATGCGTTCAAGAGTGCAGTACTAAATAAACCACCACATTTGTTGGAGGAATCATCTGATCTAGATACTTTCAAGAATGTCTATGATTggcatttttactttttaagcAATGGAAAAAATAGCCCGGACCTGAAGTTTTTTATAG GCTGTGGAGGTAAACAAGTACACCAACTAGAAGGGACGGGATGGAAGAGCGTAGTTGACTTACACCTCACTTTACCTGCTAAAACATTACTTTATGGGGAG aTTGTGAAGGAGTATCGAGGACTGGGCAACAACCAGATGTTCAGCAAAGCTCTTCACGTGATCGACGCCTTGATGCTTGGAGGAACTGATATCTCTCATCTACCTCTATCTGAAAG GATACATCAGTGCGGGCTATTTTGCGCGGCGCTCGACAAGCCCTACGACAAAACCAACGCGCTACCAATCAAGTGCAAGCGGCTCTTCAACATGGAAGACTTCCCTGCCGTCGTGAACAACCTGGAGTGCCGAGCCATGAAGAGAGTGAGGAGAGCTCTAACTATGGATATACCCGATAGGATTACGAATATGGAAATGTTCCATGTTGTTGGATCTGTACTCTTTCTTAAAGAGATAAGAG AGCCATGGCAGGCacacatttcaaaaaaatgCGGTCGAAAATACTACTTCGGAATCAGCAAGGACAAAAAGCCTTTGAGCTTGTTCCATATCGTAGAGGAGGCAGGTCTGGACCTGGTCGAAGCTTACACGCAGCGGGTCATGTGGAACTGGGAGGATGCAGCGTGCGCCATTTTTGAGGGACTGCCGCATAGAGGTCTTACTCGGGCGCAATTGGAGGGCTTCATAGAACATAAGACTAAAGGATGa